A region of Legionella donaldsonii DNA encodes the following proteins:
- a CDS encoding antitoxin Xre-like helix-turn-helix domain-containing protein, protein MKTSAQVSLAVPNEVIWKALKNLVERFNFSKEEALKLMGDMPASSYYKGIKSYNGNLSRDEKERISLLLGIYKDLRILFIDSSQALSWINRENTLPPFNGITPKTYMMEGSLMRLAEVRRFLDFWRGY, encoded by the coding sequence ATGAAAACTTCAGCGCAAGTGTCATTAGCAGTACCTAATGAAGTCATATGGAAAGCCCTTAAAAATCTGGTAGAAAGGTTTAATTTTAGTAAAGAAGAAGCACTGAAATTGATGGGCGATATGCCTGCCTCCTCTTACTATAAAGGAATCAAAAGCTATAATGGGAACCTAAGTCGTGATGAAAAAGAACGTATTTCTTTACTATTAGGGATCTATAAAGATCTGCGAATTTTATTTATTGACAGTAGCCAAGCTTTATCCTGGATTAATAGGGAAAATACCTTGCCGCCTTTTAATGGCATTACTCCAAAAACTTATATGATGGAAGGAAGCCTCATGAGACTTGCAGAGGTACGTAGATTTTTAGATTTTTGGCGAGGGTATTAA
- a CDS encoding RES family NAD+ phosphorylase — MFNYIDFKDKTHRLVPSRYPPVSFFDWAESPEELEQIAYLEGLTNDRLTTEYGYISLVAKEDWVGGSGSTPLMAAFTHFGISRFSDGTSYGIYYAGDSTRTAIAETKFHREVFLAASKEPPCIVQMREYTAHVTKSLVDLCHNRYQDYLVADIKSYGKSQELGREIKQRNEWGLIYPSVRTENAKCLAIFRPPALTIPVQAGHYDYIWDGNAIIEVRKSIRY; from the coding sequence ATGTTTAACTATATAGATTTTAAGGATAAAACACATCGCCTTGTTCCATCCAGATATCCACCAGTAAGCTTTTTCGATTGGGCCGAATCGCCAGAAGAGCTGGAGCAGATTGCCTATCTGGAAGGGCTTACTAATGATCGTTTAACAACAGAATACGGTTATATTTCACTGGTAGCCAAAGAAGATTGGGTCGGTGGGTCTGGATCTACTCCACTAATGGCGGCTTTTACCCATTTCGGCATTTCGCGCTTCAGTGATGGCACCTCTTATGGCATTTATTACGCTGGGGACTCAACCAGAACAGCGATTGCCGAAACTAAATTTCATCGCGAAGTTTTTTTAGCCGCATCAAAGGAGCCACCGTGTATAGTCCAAATGAGAGAATATACTGCCCATGTGACTAAAAGCCTAGTCGATCTCTGCCACAATCGCTATCAAGACTATCTAGTAGCAGATATTAAGTCTTATGGAAAAAGCCAGGAATTGGGTCGTGAAATAAAACAACGCAATGAATGGGGTTTAATCTACCCTAGCGTAAGAACTGAGAATGCTAAATGTCTGGCAATCTTTAGGCCACCAGCCTTAACCATTCCCGTCCAGGCAGGACACTATGACTATATCTGGGATGGCAACGCAATTATTGAGGTACGGAAATCAATAAGATATTGA